In uncultured Methanobrevibacter sp., a genomic segment contains:
- a CDS encoding DUF3021 domain-containing protein, with protein MKFTDIIESLALGAFVGCFIGLLVAVLISYQTGPQNISFSGTDIINLFFGCIVAGWGFSLTGLIYEREELPLPFQIIFQMGIGMTVLFLIAIYLKWMPIDLGIGPVITWIVIACVFAAVFWCGFYVYDYLLARNINKKIVDSK; from the coding sequence ATGAAGTTCACAGATATAATAGAAAGTCTTGCGTTAGGCGCTTTTGTAGGTTGTTTTATTGGATTGCTTGTTGCGGTTTTAATCTCATATCAGACAGGTCCTCAAAACATCAGCTTTTCAGGAACAGATATAATCAATCTCTTCTTCGGATGTATTGTCGCCGGTTGGGGATTCTCATTGACAGGATTGATATATGAAAGGGAGGAATTGCCATTGCCGTTTCAGATAATATTCCAGATGGGTATTGGAATGACAGTTTTGTTTTTAATAGCAATATACCTGAAATGGATGCCGATTGACTTGGGAATCGGACCGGTAATCACATGGATTGTCATTGCATGTGTATTTGCAGCGGTATTTTGGTGTGGATTTTATGTGTATGATTACCTGCTTGCACGCAATATTAATAAAAAAATAGTAGATAGTAAATAG
- a CDS encoding right-handed parallel beta-helix repeat-containing protein, producing the protein MNNKKILLSIFLVVLIAFSVSSVSAEDATEDIVATDDAEVVAVEDVELLAADPISPTTNTSDAIQTAVDTAEDGGTVDLSNFDIYNITDKTITIAKDNLVIKGNGNTKILGYGDNNGIFAVTSKGVTIQGITFIDTNPKNDLRYDGSVNGWGIRFAGSVAEGGIIDNCVFQDFNHAVDVSSCDYITVKNSKFNGGYATKLFNDPTVNKEKGSKVISVMGSHFITVLNNTFDGVVLDAISIAGGSGDAKIINNTFKNNVYSIFFGGASTDGTYITGNTFTNCGSFDDRVHSWDAYPVISIQKASSGVFISNNTFEVIDNNWLIAAEQGNTAHGYPSTLGNINVTNNIVKKYKDDVVTSGVTLLHILCRSGMLNPYEEIQISGNEVVDGARTLVVWCNDWGSEDASPSDVVIPKAELVQTQIAITAVDGTKITGVLKDISGNVIDGAALSYSINNGAAVNITTDDNGVFIINGESGKLVSINFAATDKFAASANSITLTPVTKTVTKTVTKTVSKKAVTLKAPNKKFKVKKVKKVQITLKSAGKALAGKKVTINVNGKSFSAKTNKKGVATIKVKLTKKGTYSYVASFAGDSAYNSGLKAGKIVVKK; encoded by the coding sequence ATGAATAATAAAAAGATTTTATTATCTATCTTTTTAGTTGTTTTAATTGCATTCTCTGTTAGTTCAGTTTCTGCGGAAGATGCTACTGAAGATATTGTAGCAACTGATGATGCGGAAGTTGTAGCAGTAGAAGATGTTGAGTTATTGGCTGCAGATCCAATCTCACCAACAACTAACACCTCTGATGCTATTCAAACCGCAGTTGATACAGCTGAAGATGGAGGTACTGTTGATTTAAGTAATTTTGATATTTATAATATAACTGATAAGACTATAACCATTGCTAAAGATAATTTAGTAATAAAAGGTAATGGAAATACAAAAATCTTAGGATATGGGGATAATAATGGAATTTTCGCTGTAACTAGTAAAGGAGTTACAATTCAAGGAATAACTTTCATAGACACCAATCCTAAAAATGATTTGCGTTATGATGGTTCAGTAAATGGATGGGGTATCCGTTTTGCAGGATCTGTTGCTGAAGGTGGGATCATAGATAATTGTGTTTTCCAAGATTTCAACCACGCAGTTGATGTTTCATCATGTGATTACATCACTGTTAAAAACAGTAAATTCAATGGTGGATATGCAACAAAACTTTTTAACGACCCTACCGTTAACAAAGAAAAAGGTTCCAAAGTAATCAGTGTAATGGGATCTCATTTCATCACCGTATTAAACAATACCTTTGATGGTGTAGTATTGGATGCTATTTCCATTGCAGGTGGAAGTGGAGATGCAAAAATCATAAACAACACATTCAAAAATAATGTTTATTCAATCTTCTTTGGAGGAGCATCTACCGATGGAACTTACATCACAGGCAACACCTTCACAAATTGTGGTTCATTTGATGATCGTGTTCACTCATGGGATGCATATCCAGTAATCAGTATCCAAAAGGCTTCCAGTGGAGTTTTCATTAGCAACAACACCTTTGAAGTAATTGACAATAACTGGTTAATTGCAGCTGAACAAGGAAACACCGCTCACGGTTATCCAAGTACTTTAGGTAACATTAACGTAACCAATAATATCGTAAAAAAATATAAAGACGATGTTGTTACTTCCGGTGTAACATTATTACACATCCTATGCAGATCAGGAATGTTAAACCCATATGAAGAAATTCAAATCTCCGGAAATGAAGTGGTTGATGGAGCAAGAACTTTAGTCGTATGGTGTAATGACTGGGGTAGTGAAGATGCAAGTCCAAGTGATGTTGTAATCCCTAAAGCTGAATTAGTTCAAACCCAAATCGCTATTACTGCTGTAGATGGAACCAAAATTACTGGTGTATTAAAAGACATTTCAGGAAATGTTATTGATGGTGCTGCTTTATCCTACTCTATCAACAATGGTGCTGCGGTGAATATTACTACAGATGATAATGGTGTTTTCATCATCAATGGTGAATCCGGTAAACTTGTTTCTATTAATTTTGCAGCAACAGACAAATTTGCAGCTTCTGCAAATTCAATCACCTTAACTCCTGTAACCAAAACTGTTACCAAAACTGTTACCAAAACTGTATCTAAAAAAGCTGTTACACTCAAAGCTCCTAATAAGAAATTTAAAGTTAAAAAAGTTAAAAAAGTTCAAATAACTTTAAAATCTGCTGGTAAAGCTTTAGCTGGTAAAAAAGTCACTATTAATGTTAATGGTAAATCCTTCTCAGCTAAAACCAACAAAAAAGGTGTAGCAACTATTAAAGTTAAATTAACTAAAAAAGGTACTTACAGTTACGTAGCTAGTTTTGCTGGTGACAGTGCATATAATTCAGGACTTAAAGCTGGTAAAATTGTTGTTAAAAAATAA
- a CDS encoding diacylglycerol/polyprenol kinase family protein yields MIFSDILALIIVYVYVAVIFVVAELVLKTRPEVSRKFLHIMVGNMIFAMPFFSDPWVMVWFLTLPITIALFFLTEYSPVKIENSVTESGHALGLFFYAGIWTILIAVYSMLSPANDPKFFIWIVALAIVPMVYGDGFAALIGQKFGKVKYTVFGGTKSLEGSLTMFVVTTVMSVFVWMVFTSIGCTMPEFNLVYIIMISAVATLCEAFSYGGIDNLTVPAITSILYYLVAVL; encoded by the coding sequence ATGATATTCTCGGATATCCTTGCATTAATTATCGTATATGTTTATGTTGCTGTCATTTTCGTTGTAGCTGAATTGGTTTTAAAGACACGACCTGAAGTTTCACGTAAATTTTTACATATTATGGTAGGTAACATGATATTTGCCATGCCATTTTTCTCAGATCCATGGGTAATGGTTTGGTTTTTGACATTGCCTATCACAATAGCACTGTTCTTCCTGACAGAATATTCACCTGTCAAAATAGAAAACAGCGTAACCGAATCAGGCCATGCGCTTGGGCTGTTCTTCTATGCGGGAATATGGACAATACTGATTGCAGTTTATTCCATGCTTTCACCTGCAAACGATCCGAAATTCTTCATATGGATTGTTGCACTGGCCATTGTTCCAATGGTATACGGTGATGGATTTGCAGCATTAATCGGTCAGAAATTCGGTAAAGTCAAATACACAGTATTCGGAGGCACAAAATCCCTCGAAGGATCACTTACAATGTTTGTTGTGACAACCGTTATGAGTGTATTTGTCTGGATGGTTTTCACATCAATCGGATGCACAATGCCTGAATTCAACCTCGTTTACATCATAATGATTTCAGCGGTTGCAACATTATGTGAGGCCTTCAGTTATGGTGGAATTGACAACCTGACAGTTCCGGCAATAACTTCAATCTTATATTACTTGGTGGCTGTATTATAG
- a CDS encoding 2TM domain-containing protein has product MTDNLRARAEERVNLKIKFYRNLKAYIIVNAILFIINWLFSPSFWWVMFPVFFWGIGVIADFLKAYVFIDDFDSESYRERKIQEEMEKLRN; this is encoded by the coding sequence GTGACAGATAACTTAAGGGCAAGAGCAGAAGAAAGGGTTAATCTCAAAATAAAATTTTATAGAAACTTAAAAGCATATATAATTGTTAATGCAATATTATTTATTATAAACTGGCTATTTTCACCAAGCTTTTGGTGGGTAATGTTTCCTGTATTTTTCTGGGGAATCGGTGTCATCGCCGACTTTTTAAAGGCATATGTGTTCATTGATGATTTTGACAGTGAAAGCTACAGGGAACGCAAGATCCAGGAAGAAATGGAAAAGTTAAGGAATTAA
- a CDS encoding LytTR family DNA-binding domain-containing protein yields MKVNLFVSRDIENPHADIHTNELTENISKAINILESDDQSEMMAVNNDSDITLLELKDIYMVRVEDRKVRVYTENDDYMIKKPLYQVEEGLTGDFVRVSKTTIVNLKKVKRVAPSLKGMMFIELKNGLKDNISRKYLPDFKRALDL; encoded by the coding sequence ATGAAGGTAAATTTATTTGTTTCAAGAGATATTGAAAATCCTCATGCGGACATTCACACAAATGAGTTGACAGAAAACATCTCAAAGGCCATAAACATTCTTGAAAGCGATGACCAAAGCGAGATGATGGCGGTCAATAATGACTCAGACATTACGCTTTTGGAGTTGAAGGACATTTACATGGTCCGTGTTGAGGACAGGAAAGTCCGAGTATACACTGAAAATGATGATTATATGATTAAAAAGCCATTGTATCAAGTTGAAGAGGGTTTAACTGGGGATTTTGTGAGAGTTTCAAAAACAACTATTGTCAATCTCAAAAAAGTTAAAAGGGTTGCCCCTTCACTTAAGGGAATGATGTTCATTGAGCTTAAGAATGGTTTGAAGGACAATATCTCAAGAAAATATTTGCCGGATTTCAAAAGGGCATTGGATTTATAG